Part of the Sphaerochaeta associata genome is shown below.
GCCCATGAATTGCGAAATCCAAGCTGTACCTTCCGTCTTTTCCCCATTGATCAGCAGCCCTTGGGACAAATCGAGCTGTTCAGGACTGCAAAGAGTTTCTACAGGTGGTTCCCAAAAAAGAGGGGTCTGATCAATCGAACATTCCAGCACCGAAAGGCCTTTTGTGGGCAGAAGCGTAATGGAAAACTGCTTGTACCAGATACGCAAGCGTTTCACGGAAACGTCATCGCCTCCATGATGATACCATTGTGCCAGACCATCAGGAAACTCAAACTGAAGATCGTCTCTTCTTCCCTCGTTCCAATTCGGTATATCGACACACCAAGTGGTAGAACGCTGCATGCTCACACTCCTATAGTTTGTTGATTGCTATCGTTTCATTCGCCACTCTCAAGGTCTCTGCAAAGGAGCCTTTGGCATGGAGCATGAAATTGATATAGAGGCTTTCGATGATGCAGAGTGCTGTTATACGCTTGGACATTATTTCGCCCGTGATATTTTTGGAAAAGACAGCTGTCTGCAGGATAATGTCGCTTTTTTTACTAAGCGGGCTCACTGGAAAATTCGTCAGGAGAATGACCGTGGCACCACGGTCTTTGGCCACCTTCACAACATCCATGATCTGCCTGCTTCGCCCTGAATGACTGATGGCGACCACTGTGTCATGTTTCTGCAGCTGGCTGGCTAAAATCAGCTGTGTGTCAGGGTCGGCGGAATGCAGGGACATCACCCCGATACGCAAGAACCTGAGATGGGCCTCCATTGCAACAGCACCTGCATCACCCAGCCCGCAAAACAGAATCCTTTGTGACCCTATTAAACTTTGCAATGCACGTGTATACGAGTCATGGTCCAACATATTTAGTGTGTCTACAAGGCCTTGCACCGATGCCTCAAAAACTTTGCGCATCACATCAAGAGGTGCATCATTGTCCAAAATATTTCCATATTCGTGAATTTCCGAAGAGTTCTCATAGGCGGCGAAATCACGCTTCAGTTCTGGAAACCCTTCATAGCCGAGTTTTTTGGAGAGACGCACAACGGTTGCTTCGCTGCAACCTGCTTCCAAGGCAAACTCTTGGATGCTCAGTCTGTTTACGCCCTTTGCATGATTGATCAAATAATCGGCAGCTTTCTTTTCCGCCTTTTTCAAGGTGGTGTACATAGCCTGCATCTGCAGCGCACAAGAGTGCGGCATATGTTCCAATTGCATTTCCATCGACATCACTTCCCCTCCCTGAGCTTTCGCAGCGCAGGATAAATCTCTTTATAGTGTGCCAGCAAATCGCCATAAAGTCTCGTCATATCTGATTGAGGCTCATATTCTTTGTGAAATCCAACCATATGGTCGGCACCCTCACGGGCATCTTTCCACACTCCTACCGCCGATCCTGCAAGGATTGCAGCACCCAAGGAAGCAGATTCACTGCAAACAGGAACCCTCACCGGTCGGTTGAGGATATTCGCCTTTATCTGCACCCATTCAGATGATTTCGCTCCCCCTCCGACCGCAGACAGCGTTTGGATGGAGATTCCCGACTTCGCGAACGCTTCAAGATTCAACGCTAATTCATACGTCTGGGACTCCAGCAGTGCCCGATAGAGTTCAGGTATTCCCGTCGATAGGCTCAATCCAAGAATTGCACCGGTAGCATCCATATCACAATACGGTGTTCCACTTCCGTTGAAATGCGGAAGAATGAATAGTTCTTGGGGACTTGGAGCCATGATTGAATCCAAGTATTGATAGATACCAAGACCCATCCGCTGGGCTTGCTGTATTTCCTTTGCGCAAAAGGTGTCCTTGAACCACCGCAGAAGAATGCCCCCTACATGATTCAAACTGAATGTAAAATAGGTATTCCTCAATACATGCCGATAACAAGGAAAGCAACTATCAAACATGCCGTCATTGGTAAGAATGGCCGGTAAACACGTTGAAATCACCTCGGCAGTTCCTGTAGAAACCACCCCCAAGGAAGGCTCGACCACTCCGGCTCCCAGGGCGGCACAGCACTGGTCGTGCCCCCCTGTACAGACCAGAGGCCGTCCTTGCAGTCCTGCTTCTCTGACAATATCGGAAGAGAGTTGACCGATTACAGTTCCCGACTCTTGGATAGTTCCTAGTTGGGACTTCGAAATTCCCGCAAAATCGAGTAGTTGTTCATCCCACTGTTGGGTGTGCAGGTCGAAAGCCATGGTCCGACTTGCCATCGTAGCGTCCAATACGCACTCACCACAGAGTTTCATTGCGATGAACTCTGCGTAAGTTACGAATTTATAGGTTTTTTCAAAAACTTCAGGATATGCCTCTCGTACATACCGAATTTTTGTGATGCTGTTCATCGCATGAGATCGCATTCCCGTTCGTTCATAGAGATTTCGTTCACCAAAAGCATCAGCAAACGCAAGTGCGGAAGGAGCACTGCGGTAATCCATACCCAAGAGTGTCGGGCGTAGTGGATTACCATGCCGATCGATGCAGATGATTGCATCACCTTGGACCGAGAGTCCGATAGCCTCCACCGATTTAACACCGCCGGATGCAATTGCCCGCAGTAAAACCATTCGTGACCGTTTCCATACATCCAGGGCATCCTGTTCGGCTTTTCCATCACTTGCAGATACAATCGCATACTCCTCATACGCAGATGACAACACGGTTGCACAGTCATCGAACACCACCGCCTTTACCCCTGTCGTACCGATATCCAAACCTATCAGCATGAGTGCTCCTTTAGCCCAATCTACTATCTTGGAGATTCCGCAAATACACATGCATCCCTTGGGGAATCGATGCAACCATATCGTACGTTATCGGTGTATCGAGGGGGACGTCCTGTTTCAATGTACACCCTTTCGCCAATCCAAGCGGCAGCAATCGTTCAGATTTGGCTACAGTGTACTGTTCAATACTTCCACGGTAGCAATACCCGCCGATACCATCGAGGACTTCTCCCGCCTTCAAATTTCGTTTGGCAATTGTAATGCATTCGCTGGTCAGCTGGCTTTTCGGATGGCCGCTGCTTTCATGGTAGAGAACACATTGGGCTATGGTGAGCGGTACTTCGATTGAACACAGGTGATAGGGTCGATACAATGTGTAATACGGTCCTTCTCCCATATCACGTTGCACCAAGCCTTCACGAATGCGGGCATTATCCGTGGTGATCACCAAAAATACGCCTGGATGAACACCGATGGCAAAGTCCACAACACCTTTCTTGTTCAGAATCCCTCCATCCTCTTGTGGGATGAATACATGTTTCAACTGCTCCACGGTTGCTTGTGCTGCATGCATACCCCGTACATCACAAACCAAGGAGGTGGCATTACTCACTGCAGCCATTTCCACTGCTGTTTTTGAACCATCTACAAATTCACACAGCATATGGGGATTCATGTTCCGTTTTTCCGCTTTCTCTCGCTCGATGTCGGGATTGGAATAGATGTTCAGTGGATTGTTTTTTCCTTTACCCGCTGCCACCACCTCGAAGCCAAGCGCCGTTGCAAACCGATAGAGCTCGATAATCGCCGCCGGTTCATCCCCGGCTGCCAGGCTGTACACAACTCCGGCATCCTCGGCCAACTGCCGAAGAATCGGGCCGATCGTAACGTCACACTCAACATTCATCATAATGACATGCTTCTTGTGATGAAACGCATCCATGCTGATGGTTGCACCCATTTCTGTAGACCCGGTTGCATCGACTATCGCATCGATGAAACGGTTTCTTGTAGCAAGCCGATAGTCGTTCGTTGCCACGGCATGCCCTGCTTTCACCGCTTCTTCTGCCTGTTTCACACTGGTACAGGTATCAACAACAGGTTTCTTTTTCATTGATTCGAAGCCTTGAATGGCTTTTTGTGCGGTAAGATCAACCGCAACACCTACCACCATACCTTGCATTTCACCAATCTGTGTTATGATTTCGGTTCCCATTTGACCTGCGCCGATAATGCCGACCCGGATTGGATTCCCTGTGTGCTCTCGTTCAAGCAATTTCTGATCATATTGATGCATATACGTGTATCTCCCTGTGTGTCCTTACGGCTTTACCAGTACCTTCAATGCTTCTCTTCGTTGTGCCGCCATAAACCCTTCCACGATGTCATCCAAGCCAACCGTTTTGGTAAAATACAAATCAGGATGCAGGGTTCCCTTCTGCAGTGCCTGCAAGGCAGCCACGTGGTGTCTTTTCTGATACGAAAATGTTCCAATAACTTCTAGTTCATTATAATGTATTGTATTGCTATTCAATCTCGTCCAGGGCTCTTGTTTAGGCACCCCACCAAACAGTACGATTTTCCCCCGTTTACGAACCGCATCGACGGCAATTTGCTGACTCGCAGTTGAGGCATTCGCACAGATGGCATAATCTACACCTCTGTTGTCTGTCAGCTGTTTGCAAACGGACACAATATCGTCCTTCTCATAGTTGAGCAGACAATCAGGGCCGAATGCCGAGGCGGCTTCCAAACGGGAACGCCCGGCGATAATAATGGTCTTTGCCCCGAGTGACTTGGCGATTTCGCTATGCAGACATCCGATAGGTCCGTCTCCAAGAATAAGTATGGATTGCCCTTTGGCAAGACCGATACGTTCTTGCGCTGCGATGACGGACGATGCCGGTTCTGAAAGACAGGCATCGGTAAGGCTTACCCCTTCGGGGATATGATGGACAAATCCATGATCGAGTACTTCCTGGGGAAGGTGTACATACTCGGCGAAACCTCCAGGCCAATGAGTTCCGATCATCCTGTGATTCTCACAGAGATTGATCAGATCATGCGTACAGTACCAGCATGTACCACAGCTCACATCGGGGGCGACTGCTACACAATCGGAAAGGGTAAACCTTGTAACATTGGCTCCTTTTTCCACTACAATCCCGGAAAACTCATGTCCCATGACTTGGCTGGTAATGCCATAGCGCAATCCGGTGAAGAAGTTTCTGATGTCTCCACCGCAAATACCGCAGGCATGTACCTTGACGATGATATCGTCGGGTCCACATGCCGGCAAGGGTCTTTGAATGACATGTATTGTTTCTGGTTTCTCAAATACAGCGACTTTCATAGCAGCTCCTTCTTCCCTGATAAAAGCCTACTCCGGTTATGCTGATTATGCAAGTTTTATTTCATTATTCTTATCTTCTATTGAAATTTTATTTGATTTTTATACCTATTTAATGTTTTTTACTGGCATATATTTCATATTTAATATTTTTTAGTGGAATTTTTGTTGCATATATCCGATTCCATGATAGACTTTCCTTACGTTAGGAGGGTCTTCAATGAAAGACGGAACATTGTGCTTTGCGGTAATCGTCGGTACCAGGGGTTTCTTTAATACCGATTTGGCCGTTCATGGAAAGAAACATATCCTGAGGACACTTGAAAGCATGGGATTTGCCACCTGCATCATGCCTGAGGATGCAACACCGACCGGCTGTGTTGAGACGACCGAGGATGGGATTGCCTGTGCAAACCATTTTCTCAAGCATGCAAAGGAAATTGACGGAATCATTGTGACACTCCCGAATTTCGGGCTTGAGCTTGGCATCGTGGCAGCTATCAATGAATCAAAGTTGGGCGTTCCGGTGCTGCTGCATGCCGAGGATGATGAATTGGACAAGGTTGACGTCGCTCACCGCAGGGATGCCTTCTGCGGCAAGCTCTCGGTTGCCAATAATTTAGTGCAATATGGTATACCGTTTACCAATACCACCTTGCATACATGCAACGTGGAGTCGGAAAGCTTCAAGCTTGATATATTAAAATTTGCCGGGGTCTGTCGCGTCGTACGTGGATTGAATACGGCGAGAATCGGAGCCATTGGTGCACGTCCTGCAGATTTCCAGACCATGCGTGTCAGCGAGAAATTGTTGCAGCGCTCGGGTGTTACCGTAGTAACGGTCGATCATAGCGAAATTCTGTTCGACGCCCTGCGGTTAGCCGATGATGATCCCAAGGTTGTTGAGAAACTTGCTGAAATCAGAGCATACGGAACCATTCCCTCCTCTGTTCCTGACAAGAACATCGTAAAGCAGGCCAAATACAGTGTAGTCGTCGAAACATGGATTCGTGATAATCGTATCGATGCGGCTGCAATCCAGTGTTGGACGTCCATTCAGAAGAATTATGGCTGTGCGACGTGTCTTACCATGAGCATGCTTGGTGAATCCAAAGTCCCCTGTGCCTGTGAAGTCGATGTAGCCGGTGCTTTGAGCATGCTTGCCCTGACCCTGGCATCAGAGAACTCCTCCGCCCTGTTGGACTGGAACAACAACTATGGGGATGATCGCAACAAGTGCATCAATACCCACTGTTCCAACTACCCGAAGAGTTTTTTCGGCACCGATGACATTGAGATTTCCGAACTCGATGTCCTGGGAACCTCGTTGGGCAAGGATAATTGCTTCGGAGCGGTGAAAGGCAAGGTAAGAAAAGGTGCGATGACCTATCTCAGAGTTTCAACCGATGACTTTACCGGTCAAATCCGCGCATATCTGGGCGAAGGTGACTTCACCGATGATCCATGCGCGATGTCAGGTGGTATTGCCGTGTGTGCCATCGACAACCTGCAATCGCTTATGAATCATATTGTAATGAATGGTTATGAGCACCATGTCGCCATGGTACGGTCACATGTTGCCGATATTCTGGAGGAGGCACTATGCAAATACTTTGGATGGAAGGTCTATCGGCATCGATAGTACGTGTATAAGAGAAAGCTGCTTCAGTACTTCCTGAAGCAGCTTTTTTGTATCAGTAGTTTGCCTGCGTATTACACAGTGTATCCATTTGGAAAATCAGAAGACAATTGCAAGGAGGCGACATGTTCACAAAACTTTAGATACGTAATGCCGTCGTGCACCGCAGTTTCTCCATCCACAACCATGGGAGAGCTTTCAATCGTACAAAAACCGGTATAGCCGTATCGCAGTAAGGCACGCATGATGGCTTTGAAATCGGTATTTCCATAGCCTGGAGTCAGCGAGTTGGTATCGCGGAAGTGCAAGTGCCACAGAAGCGGTTGTGCTTCCACTACTGCCTCGTAACAGTTCAGTTCCTCAAAGCCTGCATGAAACCAATCCAATTGCAATCCCAAATTGGAACAGCCGGTTTTCTCGATCAGCCGCTTATGATTTGCTACCGTATTGACAAATTTCCCCATCTCCAGGTGGTTGGTGGCTTCAAAGACCAACTTGATCGATTGCTTTTCTGCATATACGCACAGTTCCTGCAGAGAGGAAACTGCAACCTCCACCGCCCTAGCAGCATTCTTTGCATTCACTTCATGGGCAATGGCTACTGCAACGGTTACAAATGATGAACCGAGCTCATGAGCCACGTCGATGGTCTCTTTCGTTTCTTTTACTGCTTTTTTGGCTCCGTCAACATCAGTAAGTGTTTTGTAATGCGGAGAATACGGGTCCCATGCCTCGCCCCAGCAATCGTTCAAGCAGGAGACACCAAGGCCGTATTCCTTGGTCAAACGCTGATGCTCCGTTACAAAGCGTTCAAGCGTTATGCCTTTTCCGTATCTACCTTTGGGTGGAGTGAGCTCGATTGCATCGTATCCGTATTTCTTGAGTCTTTCATAGCTCGTTTCGGGATGAAGGTATGTTTCATCCTGGCCGAACGTCAGTTGAAAATAACTGTACTTCATGCTTCCTCTGCTGGATATATCCGTTCAGGTGTACGTCTTCCTTTCGGCCGACAAATGAGCTCCAACGTTGTTCCGATGGCCTTTTCCGTATCCAAATAGGCATAGTGGCCGTCTCCGTCCAAGCCGAAGCCTGCACCATCCATGGTTACCGTAAAGCCCGCTTGCTCCGCCATGGCTATTGCAATTTGCATATCATCAACCAAGATTCCCAAATGGTGGATTCCATATCCATGCTCCTGGATGAACTCGTTGTACACCGTGTCACCATGTTGTTGCTCGATCAACTCAATGCGCATCGAAGCGAAGTACGAAAGAGCCACGCGCATCGCATACTCGGTCGGTTGCCCGTTTCTCGTCATATGCGAAACCATGGGCTTTTCATAGGTATAGAAGTGCCAAGGACCTATGCCGAACAGGTTGTAATAGTTTTCTACAGTCTTATCGAGATCCTCGACGACAAACGCTATTTGTGCAACTCCTTGCTGTAAAAACGGTAATGGTTTCATGGCAGGTACACTCCTTTGAGCACTTTGCCCTCGAGTGCAAGATGAGCTCCCTTTTCAAAATCCTTCAGGGCAAATACATGGGTTATCAACTTGTCAACGGGAATCAAGCCCGATTCAACCAATTGCAAGGCAATCTTGTTGTGGGAGGGGGCGAACGTGGATGTTCCAAGTATGGTGAGACCGCGATAGTGCACCAAGTTCATATCAATACCGGGCTTGCTGTCGTTATGCGGCAAGCCTCCGAATTGTACGATGCGACCACCCTTTTTGGCCATTTCAACAGCTTGTACGCTTGCTTTCGGAGCCGGCGTGGCGACCAGTATCACTTCTGCGCCTGTACCGTTTGTCATCGACAACACAGTCTCTACCGGATCTACCTCGAGCGCATTGATCAATCGGTCAGGCCCGAAGGCGGCCGCCATTTGCAATCTAGTTTCATCAATGTCGATGAGAAATACCTGAAAGGCACCTCGTGCCTTCGCCAGTGCAACATGAATGCACCCTATCGGTCCTGCTCCAAAAATCACCACGGTGTCACCGAGCGTCACGTTTGCTTTTTGCTGGGCATGCACACAGGATGAAATCGGTTCGATTACTGCTGCGTGAATACTCTGCATGCCTTGTGGTACCTTTTGGATATTGCCAAGCTTTATACAAGCGGCATCGATGGCAACGTACTCGGCAAGTCCTCCCTGCCATTGCTGACCGATCTCTCTTTGGTTTTCACACAATTCAAAGCGTCCCGCCCTGCAGAACTCACATTCGCCGCAGTAGGCAAGCGGACCTATCGCCAAACGGTCACCAACCTCAAACGACGTAATGCAGGCTTCTCCTATCTCAAAGACCGTACCACAAATTTCGTGTCCGATGGTCCAAGGGAATGTTATGTTCTTATGGCCTGAGCGCAACGTCCTCAAATCTGAACCACAGAGACCGCAGGCCTCTACCTTCACCAGCATGCCATCGCGTGGAGTCTTTGGAACGGGGACCTGTTGAACCGAGAAAACCATAGGGTTTTCAACGACCACCGCCTGCATCATTTTCATGATTTGCCTCCTTTGTAGAGGGCATCCTGCATCCTTCTGAGACGATAGATGAAGGTGGAATCATTCAATGCAACGTCATCCTCGGTGATGATGGAACCTTCCTCGATCGTGCGTTTGGCAACTGCTTTTGAGCCTATGCCTATGGGAACCGCACGGACAGCTCTCGCCATTTCATAGGTCATCAACTGGCCGTACCAGTCATTGCCACCGATATCACCCAGCACTTCCCCGGCCTTAATCGTCCTTTTTGCTTTGCATACCACTTCCGAGTGCATGGCTTCAGCGGTGACGGTCACCTCGTTGAGCAAAACCGCCTCAGCGATTGACTGCGGGGTTTCAAGATCGCAAAGATGGTACGGTCTGAAATGCAGATAATACGGGCCGTCCGCCCGGGTAATAAATTTCATCTCTTTTTGCATACGCTTGTCTTCGGTATACACAATGGCAAATACACCGGGGGCTATCGCACCTGTCGAAAAGTCCACTCGACCGGCCTGTTCAAAAATTCCTCCATCCTTTTTCGGAATGAATACGCTGGTCAACTGATCAATTTCAACCTTTGGCCCATGCATGCCGGGAATATCGGGGATCAAACCGGTCGCATTGCTGACTGCTGCCATCTCAACCATGGTCTTGGTCCCATCCTGAAACGCCGCCAGCATTTTCGGATTCATTCCTTTGCTGAGAGCTTCCTCTCTGACCATGTCGGCAGTTGCATGGAAATTGATTTTGTTGTTCTTGCCCTTACCCAGCATCACTACTTCAAATCCCATCAACAAGGCTTGCTCATACAGCATTTTGCATACGCCGGGCTCATCTCCTGATGCTACGGTATACAGAGAATGATGCGTACGAGCCAGGGTATTCAAATACCAGCCTACCGTGATATCTGTTTCGACATTCAGCATGATTATCGGCTTCTGATGCATGATGGATTGATAGGCCACCTGCGCTCCTATATCGGTGACGCCCGTCGCCTCTACATTTGCTTCCAGCCCATCAAGCCTTGGCATGAGCAGTGCGTCCTGGGTCACGACACGCTTTTGACGGCGCAAAGCATCCTCTGCAACACCCTTGGTGTTTGTTTCAACAATATCACTACGGTCGCATCCAAGCGAAACCAACGTCTCGACCGCCCGTTTGGTGTCGATATCGGCTATTGAACTGATTCTCATACCGTGCACGTTGTGTATTGCATGGGCAAGGCCAGACCCCATTTGTCCACATCCCACAATGCCTACCGAGATTGGGTTTCCCGCTTCTTCTCTTGCTCGTAGCTTACGTACCAATTCCATACAAAACCCCTTTACGTTGTTGCATACCGCTTGGTCAAATCCGCAAGTGTGCGGAAATCCTGTTTCACATGACCATACAACTCTTTATATAATTTGAAATATTCCATATACATGTGATGAACTTCGATATTGGGTTCCATGGGACTTACATAGACGGCTTTTTCCTTTGCTATGGAAAAATCCTTGAACATGCCGATGGAGATACCGGCAAGCAGCGCATCACCATACGGTGCTCCCACCCTGTTCTCAACCATCACGGTAGGGCAATTGAATACATCGGTGATAATGCGGCGCCAGAGCACACTTTTCGCACCGCCTTCATTGAGTACGATGGGAGAGTGCATCTCGACCCCGGTCTGCTTGATCAAGGAGTAGGAGTCGTACAAGGCGTACGCAACCGCTTCCATCATCGCCCTTGCTATGTGCCCGCGGCCGTGATGCAAGGAAAGCCCGAACATCACCGCCTTGGCATACACATCCCAAATCGGGGTTCTCTCACCCATCATGTAAGGAAGTATCAACAAGCCTTCGCTGCCTGGAGGTACTACAGATGCATCCTCATTGATCAGGTCATAGACGTCCTTTCCTTGTGCAGCAAGCTGCAGTTTTTCCGCCTTATAGAACGTATCGCGCACATAGCGGATAAGGTGACCGCCTGTTGTGGTAGTAGGAACGGTTATGAAAGTTTTCTCTGAGTCCGTTGTATAATTGAAGGCAATCATGGATGCATGAAATACCGGTTCATCGTGAATAATGCCAAAATTGCCGCAGGTTCCCAGATTCATCTGGATATCCCCCACTTCTATGGCACCGGCTCCGCTGTACCCTGCGTTGCAATCCACCTGCCCTGCACATACACGAATTCCAGGGACGAGTGAACACGCCTTTGCGGCCTCCTCGGTTACCTCACCGACAATATCTTCACAACGGAAAAGCGGAGGGAAAAGCGTTTCTGACAAACCGATTTCCTTCAGTATTTCAGCATTGAATTCCCGCTTGAGCAGGTCATAGGCAACCCCGTAGAAGGCGGCACCCGAGTAGTGCGCAGAATACTGGTTGGTAAGCTTGTACGTCACAAAGCCATCGATGGAAAGCGCTTTATGGATGCGCTTGAAAACCTCAGGCCGATGATGTTTTTCCCAGAGCAGGTTGACGATCATAGGATGGTCATCCAACCTGTTTTTTGTCACTTCAAATATCCTCTTTTCACCGAGGAGTTCACGTAGTGCATTCACTTCCTCTATGGCACGTCGATCCATCAGATTGTATGCCCTCGCCACCGGTTCTCCTTGCCCGTCCACCATCACCAGGCTTGGCATGGCCGAAGAGATGGCAATTGCCTGTACATCCTTTGCCTGCACATTCGCCTGAGCAAGAACTTGGGGAATCAACGTACATGCTAATTCCCAGTACGTGTTTGCATCGTGTTCAGACCAACCCGGGTGATCGGTGAAAATGGGATACTCTTGAAACGCATAGGCTCTGACAGCAGCCTGTGCGTCGACGAGGGTGACTTTTCCGCCACCCGTTCCATAGTCCAGTCCAAGTACATACATGCTGTGACCTCGCTTTAAGCCTTCAAAATATTACGTCGCTCAAGTTTGTGGATTTGTGTTGTTCGAACACTGTCGATGAACACTGCCATGAAGATGATGAGCGCCATAATGATGGGCTGAATGTAGATGTCGATATTTGCGAATACCAAGCCGGCCTGAATCATCTCGATCATCACGGTGCCTAAAACGGTACCGGGGAATACCGTTCCAATTCCCCCGAAGAGGCTGGCTCCACCAAGTACTGCAGCAGCGATTGCATCAAATTCTTCACCGGAACCAAATCCTGCATTTACACGTCCGATCTGCGTAATGGTGACAAAGCCACCGAGTGCTGCCAACAAGCCGCTGATCACGTACGTACTTGCAATGAGACGGTCGCATTTGATTCCAGCTTTCTTGGCAAACTCCAAATCATTTCCGACTGCGTAGAGTTGGCGTCCGTAGCGTGTTCGATTGAGCACCAGGGCGGCGATCAATACCACTACCAGGAAAATGAATATCTGCAGGGGAATGAATCCCAACACCTTTGAAGTACTCATCAGCGTAACGCTGTCGGGGTAGTTGACAGCTACCGAGCGGGTGATGAACAACCCAAAACCTCGGGCTACCGTCTGGGTGATCAAGGTGGTGATGAATGGCACGAGCCTGAGCTTGGTGATCGCGAACGCATTCACCATACCGATGATCAAACCTACACACAGACTGAGCAATACAGCCAGCACTACAGGAACCTGAAACTCATTGATGAGTTTTCCACACACCACTGCAGAGAGGTACATAGTCGAGCCCACGCTCAGATCGATGCCCCCTGTCAGAAGGACAAAGGTCATTCCTACTGCAATAATTCCGATATACGATGCATTGCTCATGATGTTCTGGAAATTCTTCAGCGTAAAAAAGCGGGGTGCTATCAAGCCGAACATAATGAAAATGAGAACAAAGAGTACTGCCGTCGAATTTTTCAATGTGAATTTAATCACCTTAGTCCTGTCCATTTGCCACCGCCTTTTCGTTTGAGCCATACTCCAAGGACTGTCGGAAGGCTATTCGCATGATGTGCTCTTGATTGAAATCCTTCCTGAGGAACTCATGCATCACCTCACCCTGGCTCCATACAATAATCCTATCGCACATAGCCATCAGTTCCTCTACTTCACTGGAAATGAACAGAATGCCTGTACCCTCCGAAGCCAATCGATCCATGATCACGTACACTTCATACTTCGCTCCCACATCGATACCTCGTGTAGGTTCATCCATAATCAACAGCGAAGGATGCTTGAGCAGCCACTTGCCGATGACCACCTTTTGCTGATTACCCCCTGAAAGGCTTTTCACCTTTTGGTTCTTCAAGCTTGTGCATTTAAGGTGAAGGGAGGTTCCAATCTCTTGGGCTTCCTTGGACAAGCGCTTTGTGTTCACCAAACGGGTAATAGGAGCCGAGAAGTCAGGAAGTGATACGAGGGCGATGTTTTCAAGAATCGGATAATCCATCAACAACCCTTCTTCGCGCCTGTTTTCCGTGATGAAGGCCAGTCCGCGCTTGATGCTCTCTTGCGGCTTGTGTTTGGGAAGAGGCTCTCCCTGCACCATGATGGAGCCTTCCCGATAGGAATCCACACCGAACACCATGCGGGCAAACTCAGTACGACCCGAACCCATGAGCCCGAACATTCCTACGATTTCCCCTTCCCGCACATTGATGTTGATGTTCCTTACAATACCGGTTTCCGAGACCTTGTTTGACTTTAGAATCACATTGCTC
Proteins encoded:
- a CDS encoding MurR/RpiR family transcriptional regulator — encoded protein: MSMEMQLEHMPHSCALQMQAMYTTLKKAEKKAADYLINHAKGVNRLSIQEFALEAGCSEATVVRLSKKLGYEGFPELKRDFAAYENSSEIHEYGNILDNDAPLDVMRKVFEASVQGLVDTLNMLDHDSYTRALQSLIGSQRILFCGLGDAGAVAMEAHLRFLRIGVMSLHSADPDTQLILASQLQKHDTVVAISHSGRSRQIMDVVKVAKDRGATVILLTNFPVSPLSKKSDIILQTAVFSKNITGEIMSKRITALCIIESLYINFMLHAKGSFAETLRVANETIAINKL
- a CDS encoding FGGY-family carbohydrate kinase is translated as MLIGLDIGTTGVKAVVFDDCATVLSSAYEEYAIVSASDGKAEQDALDVWKRSRMVLLRAIASGGVKSVEAIGLSVQGDAIICIDRHGNPLRPTLLGMDYRSAPSALAFADAFGERNLYERTGMRSHAMNSITKIRYVREAYPEVFEKTYKFVTYAEFIAMKLCGECVLDATMASRTMAFDLHTQQWDEQLLDFAGISKSQLGTIQESGTVIGQLSSDIVREAGLQGRPLVCTGGHDQCCAALGAGVVEPSLGVVSTGTAEVISTCLPAILTNDGMFDSCFPCYRHVLRNTYFTFSLNHVGGILLRWFKDTFCAKEIQQAQRMGLGIYQYLDSIMAPSPQELFILPHFNGSGTPYCDMDATGAILGLSLSTGIPELYRALLESQTYELALNLEAFAKSGISIQTLSAVGGGAKSSEWVQIKANILNRPVRVPVCSESASLGAAILAGSAVGVWKDAREGADHMVGFHKEYEPQSDMTRLYGDLLAHYKEIYPALRKLREGK
- a CDS encoding NAD(P)H-dependent oxidoreductase gives rise to the protein MHQYDQKLLEREHTGNPIRVGIIGAGQMGTEIITQIGEMQGMVVGVAVDLTAQKAIQGFESMKKKPVVDTCTSVKQAEEAVKAGHAVATNDYRLATRNRFIDAIVDATGSTEMGATISMDAFHHKKHVIMMNVECDVTIGPILRQLAEDAGVVYSLAAGDEPAAIIELYRFATALGFEVVAAGKGKNNPLNIYSNPDIEREKAEKRNMNPHMLCEFVDGSKTAVEMAAVSNATSLVCDVRGMHAAQATVEQLKHVFIPQEDGGILNKKGVVDFAIGVHPGVFLVITTDNARIREGLVQRDMGEGPYYTLYRPYHLCSIEVPLTIAQCVLYHESSGHPKSQLTSECITIAKRNLKAGEVLDGIGGYCYRGSIEQYTVAKSERLLPLGLAKGCTLKQDVPLDTPITYDMVASIPQGMHVYLRNLQDSRLG
- a CDS encoding zinc-dependent alcohol dehydrogenase, translated to MKVAVFEKPETIHVIQRPLPACGPDDIIVKVHACGICGGDIRNFFTGLRYGITSQVMGHEFSGIVVEKGANVTRFTLSDCVAVAPDVSCGTCWYCTHDLINLCENHRMIGTHWPGGFAEYVHLPQEVLDHGFVHHIPEGVSLTDACLSEPASSVIAAQERIGLAKGQSILILGDGPIGCLHSEIAKSLGAKTIIIAGRSRLEAASAFGPDCLLNYEKDDIVSVCKQLTDNRGVDYAICANASTASQQIAVDAVRKRGKIVLFGGVPKQEPWTRLNSNTIHYNELEVIGTFSYQKRHHVAALQALQKGTLHPDLYFTKTVGLDDIVEGFMAAQRREALKVLVKP
- a CDS encoding L-fucose/L-arabinose isomerase family protein, with amino-acid sequence MKDGTLCFAVIVGTRGFFNTDLAVHGKKHILRTLESMGFATCIMPEDATPTGCVETTEDGIACANHFLKHAKEIDGIIVTLPNFGLELGIVAAINESKLGVPVLLHAEDDELDKVDVAHRRDAFCGKLSVANNLVQYGIPFTNTTLHTCNVESESFKLDILKFAGVCRVVRGLNTARIGAIGARPADFQTMRVSEKLLQRSGVTVVTVDHSEILFDALRLADDDPKVVEKLAEIRAYGTIPSSVPDKNIVKQAKYSVVVETWIRDNRIDAAAIQCWTSIQKNYGCATCLTMSMLGESKVPCACEVDVAGALSMLALTLASENSSALLDWNNNYGDDRNKCINTHCSNYPKSFFGTDDIEISELDVLGTSLGKDNCFGAVKGKVRKGAMTYLRVSTDDFTGQIRAYLGEGDFTDDPCAMSGGIAVCAIDNLQSLMNHIVMNGYEHHVAMVRSHVADILEEALCKYFGWKVYRHR